A window of the Salvelinus fontinalis isolate EN_2023a chromosome 26, ASM2944872v1, whole genome shotgun sequence genome harbors these coding sequences:
- the LOC129824291 gene encoding C-C motif chemokine 4-like: MQLCYGPMACLALFAVVLSLTATDANKVHNCCTKVSKQKITVPIIGARLQKKALPCVNAVIFETEDGETICSHWKESWVRKALFQLETARKSLDTQNTNATSRPTSP; encoded by the exons ATGCAGCTGTGCTACGGACCAATGGCGTGCCTCGCTCTCTTCGCTGTCGTCCTCTCGTTAACGGCCACTG ATGCAAACAAGGTCCACAACTGTTGCACAAAGGTCTCCAAGCAGAAAATCACAGTTCCCATCATCGGCGCCAGATTGCAGAAAAAGGCCCTTCCCTGCGTCAATGCTGTCAT CTTCGAGACTGAAGATGGAGAGACCATCTGCAGCCATTGGAAAGAGTCCTGGGTTCGAAAAGCACTCTTTCAACTGGA GACAGCCAGAAAGTCACTGGACACACAGAACACCAACGCCACCTCCCGCCCCACATCCCCATAG
- the LOC129824289 gene encoding lymphotactin-like → MLSECRKSICIRVCCVSAYEAGGLKKSHSSGERDTSDCRLRVSDTGRMKALLSLLLLFAAALLMSTISAQAGGSVISCCLEIKGTTVRRKLIVSYYLQDTAMCNIKAVTFVTAKGKRICSDTSNPWAQTTMQYLNEKNKSHTLQKHHIASTTTSTTTTTIAQPANNNPHKTKFSAHNPKIASQWSTTHHKT, encoded by the exons ATGCTCTCTGAGTGTAGGAAAAGTATTTGCATACGGGTATGTTGTGTCTCTGCGTATGAGGCTGGTGGGCTTAAAAAGAGCCACAGTTCAGGTGAACGTGACACATCTGACTGCAGACTCCGAGTCAGTGATACAGGCAGAATGaaggccctcctctctctcctgcttctcTTCGCCGCCGCTCTACTGATGTCCACTATTTCTGctcaag CCGGTGGATCAGTAATCTCCTGCTGTTTGGAGATTAAAGGCACGACAGTGCGCCGCAAACTGATCGTTTCCTACTACCTACAAGACACAGCCATGTGTAACATAAAGGCAGTGAC GTTTGTCACAGCGAAAGGCAAACGAATCTGCTCTGACACTTCCAACCCCTGGGCACAGACAACCATGCAGTACCTGAACGAGAAGAACAAGTCTCACACACTGCAAAAACATCACATCGCCTCAACTACTACTTCTACGACAACCACCACGATCGCACAACCAGCCAACAACAACCCTCACAAAACAAAATTTTCAGCTCACAACCCCAAAATTGCTTCTCAATGGTCAACAACTCACCACAAGACGTAG